CGGCCATCACCTTGAGGTGGTGCGCGCCTTTGCGGAGTTCGTCGCGGGCGGCGGCGCGCACCGCGTCGACGCCGTCGGCGATCCGGCCCAGCCCCGCGCAGCACTGGTGCGCGTCTCGCACTTGAGTGCCGCGCGGACGGGAGTCGCCGTGCCCGCCGGTCTGGCTCAGCGCCTTGCCGCAGAAGGCCAGTCGCGGGCCGCGGATGAGTCCTTCGGCCTGCGCGTCGGCCAATCCGAAGTCGGCGCCGGAGGCGTCGCGGACGGTGGTGAATCCGCGGTCGAGCATCTGCCCCATGATCCGTGCCGCGTGCGCGGTGGCGTAGGACGGCGACCAGGACGGCAACGCGCCCAGGTCGGCGGTGGCCGCGGTGACATGCACATGCGCGTCGATCAGTCCGGGCAGGACGGTGGCTCCGGCCAGCTCGACGATCCGCGTGTCGGCGGGCGCGGAGAGCGCGGGGCCGACCTCGGCGATGCGGCCGTCGGCGCAGAGCAGGTCGCCTTCGGTGCAGTCGCCGGTTTCGACGTCGAGCAGCTTCCCGGAACGCAGCAGCAGAGCGGTCACGGTTTCGGTTCCTCCTGGGTGTTGTCGAGGCGCTGGACCAGTTCGGCCAGCGCGGGAACAGCCGCCGTCGCGAGCTTCGCGGCCCGCTGGACGTCGGCGGGCCGGTAAGCCTGCTCGGCGTCGAGCACCGCGAGTGCGCCCAGAACGGTGCCGTCCTCGGCGACGACTGGCACGTTGATCACCGAACCGCAGCCGAGTTCGGCGATGAGCGAGTGGTCGGCGAAGACCTCGCGGACCGAAGCGGGGTCGGGCCCGAAGAAGGGTTCTTGCCCTCGGATGCAGCGATCCAGCCACTCCGCGGAGACGTCGGCGGACGATTTCTCCCCGCCGACCGGGTACTGCTCGGGCAGGTTGCTGTGCGCCCGGTGCAGCACCTGCCGGCCGGGCAGCCAGGCGAGGACGGTGAAGAGCCGGAACCCGATTTCGCGCCGGACCTGTTGCTCCACAGTGGACAGTTTCATTCGGCGACCGTCTTGCTGGCGACGGTTTCCGTAAGGTCTTCCAGCGAGCGGCCGGCCGTGGACAGGCCGAAGACCAGCGTGGCGACCACGCCGACGGCGAGCACTGCGGTCGTCATGCCGAACACGCCGGCGAAGCCGAGCGACGCGGCGAAGACGCCGATAACCGACGGCGCGATGATGCTGCCGACCCGGCCGAACGCGCTGGACAGACCGGTCCCGGACGCGCGGATCCAGGTCGGGAACACCTCCGGGGTGTAGGAGTAGACCGCCGCGTAGGTGCCGTTGAGGAAGAAGGAGAGGACCGCGGCCGCGGTCGTGATCGTGGCCGGGTCCGTCATCTGCGACATCCAGAAGGCACTGCCCGCGGCCCCGGCGAGGTAGAGCGCGATGGTGTTCTTGCGGTCGAGGATCTCGCCCAGCCATGCCGCCGAGAAGTACCCCGGCACCTGCGCGACGTAGATGATGAGCGAGAACTCGAAACTCTTCGTGACGGTGATGCCGCGCTGCACCAGCAGGGTCGGGATCCAGGTGAAGAAACCGTAGTAGGAGAAGGTGATCACGAACCAGATCAGCCAGGTGATCGCGGTGCGCCGGGCCATCCGTCCGCTCCACAGGAACCGCAGCGCGGAGAACAAGCCGATC
This sequence is a window from Amycolatopsis benzoatilytica AK 16/65. Protein-coding genes within it:
- a CDS encoding GAF domain-containing protein, with translation MKLSTVEQQVRREIGFRLFTVLAWLPGRQVLHRAHSNLPEQYPVGGEKSSADVSAEWLDRCIRGQEPFFGPDPASVREVFADHSLIAELGCGSVINVPVVAEDGTVLGALAVLDAEQAYRPADVQRAAKLATAAVPALAELVQRLDNTQEEPKP